In one Arachis duranensis cultivar V14167 chromosome 9, aradu.V14167.gnm2.J7QH, whole genome shotgun sequence genomic region, the following are encoded:
- the LOC107464738 gene encoding UDP-glucose flavonoid 3-O-glucosyltransferase 7-like translates to METSYPMKIFMLPFLAPGHQIPMVHVAQLLSSRAHHVTILTTPSNAHLLAEADKTITVTIHTLHFPSDQVGLPLGVENLSAAGDNTTASKIYSAAHLIRSEVESFMKQSPPDVFIPDTMYTWSRDVANRLGIPRLIFNTSFIFHVAVMEAIRSHPEILVDCDDTAPYAIPGLPQPITLSVKPSPGYLQHMESLADSESDSLGVIVNSFKELDGDYIQRYEIITGRKVWHLGPTFLMVQKTLPIGQRSSDAGEGENECLRWLSTKKEGSVVYACFGSLLHLPDKQLFEIAAGLEASGHQFVWVVRRNKRKKGDEDETEEKWLPDGFEERMKKEERGMVIRGWAPQAFILKHVAVGGFLTHCGASSVIEAVSAGVVTITMPRIADQFSNEKLMSQVHGVGVEVGGAEWSLSPFDEKKRVVSAKMIEKAVRKVMDGGDEAEKMKKKAKEMKEKALRAVKEGGSSQQSLLEMIQQLERLTSSASASTIF, encoded by the coding sequence ATGGAAACATCCTATCCAATGAAGATATTCATGCTTCCCTTTTTGGCTCCGGGTCATCAAATCCCCATGGTTCACGTGGCACAACTCCTTTCCTCACGTGCCCATCACGTGACCATCCTCACCACCCCTTCCAACGCCCACCTCTTGGCGGAGGCGGACAAGACCATCACCGTTACCATCCACACCCTCCACTTCCCCTCCGACCAAGTAGGCCTCCCTCTCGGCGTCGAAAACCTCTCAGCCGCCGGCGACAACACCACCGCTAGCAAGATCTACTCGGCGGCGCACCTCATCCGATCGGAAGTGGAGTCCTTCATGAAGCAATCGCCACCGGACGTGTTCATCCCGGACACCATGTACACGTGGAGTAGAGACGTCGCGAACCGCCTGGGAATCCCCAGGCTGATCTTCAACACTTCCTTCATCTTCCACGTTGCCGTCATGGAAGCCATTAGATCTCACCCCGAAATCCTCGTTGATTGCGATGACACTGCTCCTTATGCCATCCCTGGCCTCCCTCAACCCATCACCCTCTCTGTGAAGCCCTCACCGGGATACCTTCAACACATGGAGTCCCTGGCTGACTCCGAAAGTGACAGCCTCGGAGTCATCGTGAACAGCTTCAAGGAGCTCGACGGCGATTACATCCAACGCTACGAGATCATCACCGGTCGGAAAGTGTGGCATCTTGGTCCTACTTTCCTCATGGTGCAGAAAACACTACCAATTGGGCAGCGAAGTAGCGATGCTGGCGAAGGTGAAAACGAGTGTTTGAGATGGCTTTCTACGAAGAAGGAGGGTTCCGTGGTCTATGCTTGCTTTGGCAGCTTGCTTCATCTGCCAGACAAGCAGCTTTTCGAGATAGCGGCAGGCCTCGAGGCTTCGGGACACCAGTTTGTTTGGGTGGTGCGtaggaacaaaagaaagaaaggtgATGAAGATGAAACAGAGGAGAAGTGGTTACCGGATGGGTTTGAAGAGAGGatgaagaaggaagagagagGGATGGTGATAAGAGGGTGGGCGCCACAGGCGTTTATCTTGAAGCATGTTGCTGTGGGAGGGTTTTTGACACACTGTGGGGCGAGCTCTGTGATAGAAGCGGTGAGTGCGGGGGTGGTGACCATAACGATGCCGAGAATTGCGGACCAATTCTCCAACGAGAAACTGATGAGCCAGGTGCATGGCGTCGGGGTGGAGGTGGGTGGAGCTGAGTGGAGCTTATCGCCGTTCGATGAGAAGAAGAGAGTAGTGAGTGCGAAGATGATAGAGAAAGCCGTGAGGAAGGTGATGGACGGTGGAGACGAGgcggagaagatgaagaagaaggcgAAGGAGATGAAAGAGAAGGCTCTGAGAGCGGTTAAAGAAGGCGGATCCTCGCAACAGAGTTTGTTGGAAATGATTCAACAACTTGAGAGGCTCACGTCCTCCGCTTCTGCTTCCACCATCTTTTAG